The window tcaaccataccaattttatcaaattccgataacgaatcgacctccaaatcctcaatttaaggtataaaaaATTTCTACCATTATCAACCCAATTTACTAATTTcatgataaaaataacaataaattcatatattttaaccaaaatcaagttagtaATTCTTACCTCaatgtttttcttgaaaaaccctcgaaaaatcgcctcacccgagctttcttcgtccaaaaatggaagaataagACGAagtctcatttttggactttattctgctgcccaggggtttATTCTTCGTTTTCACGACcctcccctcgcgttcgcgatgaacaaatcctTCCACAaccatttccaaactcttctcaaaCAAACTCTAGTACAATGGTAATAACCGTTTGTACAAAATTTTAAATGACAAATGAtttaactttttgaaaactagacatcaagggctacaccTTTCATGTTTTGCCCATCtctcaattccttatagatttcgagatataagttttcaaatttaGCCTTGTGCAGcaaaaatttcttcttcgcgatttctaaactcttcccagacagcctgtagtgtatctatcataactttttgtacacaacttcAAATGCCAAACGGTTTatatttctgaaaactagacaaaaatggctacaacttttaattttggagcatctccaaattccttatagattgcaagatataagttTCCAAAATTGGGTGACGGATAGCaggaattccttcttcgcgaacgcgagaggcacCTCGCGAACGAGAAGAACAACACCACACATTAGAAAACCAACATCCagagtagcccaaaatgatccgaaacacacATGAGACCCTCGggatcccaaccaaatataccaacaagtcctaaaacatgatacgaacttaatcgagacctaaatcacatcaaacaatactgaaactatgaatcacacctcgaatcaaacttatgagtttatgaaattttcaaattctataacttgtgccgaaacatatcaaatcaatccgaaatgacttcaaattttgcacacaagttaaaaatgacataatggagttgttccaatttCTCGAATCAAATTTCGACTCTGATATCAATAAAATCAACTcgcggtcaaactttctaaaaaaatttcatttttcaactttagccatttcaagccaaaatcaattacggactttcaaataaatattcggacacactcctaagtccaaaatcaccatacgaaattattgacatcatcaaaattttattccagagtcgtttgctcaaaagtcaaactttagaaattcaagctttataaaatcaaaccttttattttattttttttaaaaactaatggAAAACGTGCCTACGCAACTCGTAATAACTTCAAAatttgtacataagtcataaatattgttacGAAGCTGATCGAACTCTCGAAATCCAAATCGGGACCTggtatcaacaaaaatccaattatgaccaaattcaagaattctttaaaccttaAAATTTCTTGTTTCCGTCAAAATGGTGTTCTTTTTCTTTGCATTATCAAATTAGAGAATAACGCCTAAAGAGGAATAATACtaacaataaatatatatatatatatataacgcatgaatttcaaggaCTAATCTTTTGCCTATAACAGAAATTAACTATATAACTATAAAAGATTAACAGAAAAGATTACTAGTTACACATTGAAGCATTACGTAATCATGATTGTGTAAGAAAAGTTTATGTGAAAGACATTGTAATTCACTGGTTTAATACAAATACTGAATCTCGAGCATAGTTCTGCTTTTATTATTGTCAAGCTGTCATCATTGCTTTCTTTTACCAGTAATCTTGACGATCAATACTTTAATCATAGCGCTTTTTAGTGCCTATCAATTAATAATACGATTAGCAGTATTCAAGATCTAACTTAGCACTAGCAGACTTTGAAgtgattaaattttttttttttttttttttatgaaattctttTTGCTTCAAGGATTCGTCTCATTCTGCAACATCTCTTTCTACCTTTTATTAAGCTGCATAGTACAAACATAACCTTTAAAGGACTATAGGGTTTGTACGTATTTTACATTTGAATGGATTAAAAACAGATCAAATCAATTAAAATGTTCAATCATAACCCGCTTGAAGTTTTCTTGAGCCAAAACGAGAGGATCAGTTCGGACTTTATAGGTAACATCACTACCCACCAAAttcaaaatcatttttcttttacctgtttgttattttgtagtttttctatcaccaaatcaaaataataaaagCGTCTTGTTTTATTGATCATTATTTATATGAGTTACATCAATCAAATTAAACCCCAGAAAAACTtattattttatgttttgataaGTTTTCTCACGGTCAACTTGGATTATATATGCCATCTCAGCTTTTAGATGAAGTAACCTGAGATATGAGCCCAAATGAATAGACTTTACTAGCCCAATCTATCCAAGACTAGACGAACTGGGCTCGCTATAAGGATGTCTTCTTTTTTAAATACCAGCTCAATTTCGCACAACCCTGTAAAGAAAGTTAAAAGGGAACTTGTTATACAACTAGTCACAACAATGAAAGATAAACCGTTGTCTACAAATGTTTCCTAACagaaaaaattataataattatatatatctatattattattaaAACTCGAATACAATATTGATTGACAGAAATATCCTTAATATTCTTTGAGAAAAACTCATAAGGAAAGGACATAACTGGAAATATTACATGCTAGTATGAAAAGATATAGTAGAATAAGTAAAATCTTATATGGCTTCTACTTTAAGATTTCACCGTAACTGACTCAAATAtggtttgaaaaaaaatataactcAATTGTAGCTTAGTTAGGGATGTCGAAGTTTCATAATATCTACCCCtatgtttcaatttagatgagatagtttgactcgacaaggagtttaagaaaagaagatgagacttttgaaatttgtggtcttaaaagcttaaggggtaaaaattttgtggggccatgacatttgtgtggttataaaaacttctcaggGTAAAGTGTGTAAAATGAATAGtctaaagttgaattattttcaaatttagaaatgtgtcatttattttgaaacatatatactaaatagaaaagtacctcatctaatttgaaacagagGGGTATCAATTAATACCCATTCTCCACAAGGATTTACGCGTCCCATACGAAgtattaatttttaaaaactttattattttattctttttaatcgCACGTATAAGAGGATCCTCAAAGTAGAACCATAACCATAATTAGGcagaagataattttttttaattgtaaaagAAAGAATTCCTAGGAAAATAGTAATTGTAAGTAAGAAGGCAGAAAATCTTGAATTAAAAGATTGAAACAGAGCTGCAAGTGAAGGCCAATGGAAATGAGATTATAAACGAGATGATAGTGAATTAGAGCATGAGTTTATGAATTTGTTCAAGATTATGAATACGTGTTAAACGGACACATTAAGAATGAAAGAGCATGATTCAAGGACTAGGACCGAAGCTTCGTATCATTAAGTACTTGGTTTATATTCACTTCGGGACGTTTCTCttccttttattctttcactaaaTTGCTTCTTAATGATGATTTTTAGGTAATATTAGTGAGCAAAATCTCATTTATATGTATGTTTAGCTATTTCGTTCAAGGCCAGAGGCCTCTTTTTCTCCTCTTTAGGTTCAAACTATATCAATTGTCTTTACATATGCTTTGTTATTTGATTCTCTGTGATTAGTTTCCGTTTTTATTCAATCTAATTACTCAATAGATAGGGGTGAAAAAGGAAAATGGATGAAGGGAAGAAAATTGGTctctcataataaaacaaactcgCATGACTGCATGAGGTATGAAACAATTTGTTATAAACTAATTTGGAGTAATTGTTATTTATAGGTATTGAAACGCATTATTCAATTGCATAAGGTCTTCTTTGACGTCTGAAATAATTAGGACTACAAATTTCATTAGCACACTCTTCAGAATACGTGCTGATCAAATAGTAACAATATCCAAATTATCTATTTAAAGAAATAGTCAAATTCTTAATTAAAGGtcgtaatatagagtcattatcaCTTATTTATAATTCATTAGAAATTAGGTACGTTGCTATCTGTAGTGGTGGTAAATTACTAAAATTCTAAAGTGGTGAAATGTTTGGTTGACTCTAAAGCCCTATTATAAGAAGATTCTAACTATGAgtacaattttatccaattctAAGTGGTGGAATTTTGGTTGTTTGTACCTCTGTTTTGAAAGGTTTCCGGGGTGAGGCATACCAAAAACGTTccggggcgatggtgtggggcgaaagtctcaagaggcgtacgccccgcAATTTGGGGCGTACGCCCCGCAATTTGGGGCGTACGCCCGGGTGTTCGGGGCACGTtttttttagtaaggagtaagTCCCAAAgacttttcaaattaaaacaaaatttgttgaattagtccttcatataatacccaaattctcaaaagccagtttggtaattactcaaaaggtttaaaaaggaactcaaaagtattaaatttaaaagtaaagacattttttattgatttaagccataattcatggtttttccaaatttGTATCTTGTCCGCTAATATCTTCCAAAAAGCAACaaatgtttaattttttttacaaatacaaagagaactacatttttCTTCGTAGCatcaaattcaaagttcaaattgcaggttaatcatcctttttgttcctccatatagaaaactttattattttagactcaaattacttgtgcttgtaagtaccgtatatataatagattgttttaattagttttttgtggggatggagcacacatatatatagttttcttcaatttttatgcaattttacctgtttataaatattaactgtcattatattattttataaaatattaaaaattaaatacctatgggacTTACACCCCGATAAGGCATATGTAAAATGCCTCACTTTACCGCCACGCcttttcaaacaatggactttgtACAAAGTAACGTAGACGATTATTATTTTAACTGCTAATGTTGTTTCGCTTGAATATTGGTTGAAGAATTGCCGTCGACTATTATGTTTGGAAGCTTCTTTACGATTTCATAAGTTAGAATGTATAAGTAGGGCAAAGTATtatttcactactagaaattcggtaaaatcGATTGCGGTCAACCGACCgattttggtcggtcaaaaaatcgGCCAAAAAATCGATTGAAGTCGATCgcttttttaaaatattttattttttaatttttgtttttacgaaatcgaccaactttggtcggttttctttggcgcaaaaatgtgggaaactatttttgagtcccacaaaatttattttacaagaaaccgatcaactttggttggtttttcatttaaaataaattaaaattaatattaaaagaatcgaccaaaatcggtcggttaattcggccgatcattttaaaaaatcgaccgaattcggtcggtaattttatttttaataaaactgACCGACATCGGTCGGTTATTTTTgtgcgaaaatataattaaagagaataaatgaataaaaaataatcttaaaacaaaatacaccaatggtctagtggtagaatagtatcctgccacagtataaaccccggttcgattcccagatggtgcattttttaattacataattaaaataccgaccgactttggtcgaaaataaccgaccaactttgggcGGTTTTTCGGCaatcttttttgaatttaattgaccgaccaaaatcggtcgaaaaataccgaccaaagtcgtTCGGTTAGTGGAAAGTGAAAACTAAGAAAGTAAAGTATCTGAAGCTAGTGGAAAGTGTAGACGAGGAGGGGAAGAGGGAGATATGGAGCATTATAAGTTGGCTAGGAAAGAGGCAAAGCTAGCAGTCACGACGGCCAAGACTGCAGCTTTTAGTCGTTTGTTTGAGGAACTCGAGGGCCGAGGTGGGAATAAGAGGTTGTACAGGTTAGCCAAGGCGCGAGAAAGGAAGGCACATGACGTGGATCAAGTGAAgggcatcaaggacgaagaaggtagagttATGTTAGACGAGGGGCTTATCCGTCAGAGAGGGCAGACGTACTTCAATAGCCTCTTGAACGAGGAGAGGGACATGAGCATTGTACTGGGTGATGTGGAACTCTCAAGAAGtcgttgtgactttgggtattgtaggcggattagagttgatgaagttgaggggGCTAAGCGTAAGATGAGCAGGAGCAAAGCGACCGGGACAGATGAAATTCCAGTGGAGTTTTGGAAGTGCGCGGGCAAGGCAgacttggagtggctcactaggttatttaatgtcatttttagaacgaagaagatgcccgaagagtgaaggtggagcacgatggttcctgtatacaagaacaagggtgatatccaaaattgcaataactatcggggtatcaagctgcttagccatactatgaaagtgtgggagagagtgatagagctaagggtgaggagTGTGTCTATTTACGAGAACCAGTTCGGGTTTATGTCGGGGCattcgactacagaagccatccaccttgttaagagattgatggagcagtatagggagataaagaaggacttgcatatggtgttcatcgattTAGAAAATAGGTATGATAAAGTTCCGAgagaggttttgtggagatgtttggaggctagaggtgtaccgGTTTCATCTGTTAGgttaattaaggacatgtatgatggagtaaagacccgagtgaggacggTGGGTAGGGACTCGGACCATTTTCCGATTATAAtagggttgcatcaggggtcagCACTCatcccttttttgtttgctctggtgatggacgtactgacgcCCCACATCcatgggggagggggggggagtGCCGTGGTGCAttctatttgcagatgatattgtattgattgacgagacgcgcgACGTGGTGAACGCTCAATTAGAGGTATagaggcagaccctggagtctaaaggtttcaagttgagcaggacctcCATGAACGCTCTCCTCTCCTCCTCACTTGTGCTCCCTACTAATTTTAGATATGctgccttcttcgcttccactttaccttggaccacttcattccaccaccagtctcctttgtgcctgCCAGATACGCCCGTCGagatccctaacacctctctcacaACCTCCCTTATACAGTCTACTATCATCGACCACATAATGCTCGCGTCACCACTGTTCCTCCAGGCTCCCATAACCGACAACCGCCCCTCCAACTTCTAGGATTTAGCCTTAGTCAAGGCATCCCACCTGATTCTCGGTCGTCCTCGGTCGGACCTTTTCCTtctctttaacataataccaacatccatcaccaagagcctatgccgTGTCGTGAGTATCTCACCCGCAATAACCTtacaatccttgcacaaccctctgtcacacctcctgaggaggagatagtcaatttgTGTCGTCGCCACGGTGTTTTGGAaagtaaccaaatgttccccTCTCTTTGGAaagctagagttcgcaatcaccaacccaaacGCCTTAGCAAAGTCTAACAGGGaagtacctcctccgttcctctccccaaaacctAAGCCTCCATGCACCTCACCATAGCCGCATGCggtcgacccaatatgaccattgaaaccCCCTCTTATAAATAGTCTCTCAATAGGCGGGACTTGAAGCACAATCTTATCTAACCCCTCCCAGAATCGccgtttaacctcctcatccCGGCCCGCATGCAGGGCGTAGATGCTAACGATGTTTAGGGtgcactctccaaccaccaacttaatagtcatcaATCTGTCATTCACCCGTCTAACCTCAACCACCGACTCTCTAAGTTCCTCATCCAccaagatacccactccattcttacctttcCGGACTCCGGAGTACCAAAGCTTATACCCGTCAGCATACCTCGCCCTAGAccctacccacctagtctcctgtaCACACGCTATATTGACTCCCATCTTCTGGAGGATCTTTggcaactctatagacttacccgtcaatgtacctactttctatgacccaattctcaacctataggcacCCTTGTTCCCCTTACCTCCCTTGCCTGCCTCCCACCTCTAACCCCTTCCCCACTTCCCGCCCCACCCCCCGCTCCCCCCGAGGATATGACCTCACTCGACCATCCCAGACCACAATCACTATAACTATGACAGACTAAAGGAAATCACTAACACCCACTAGGCACAGACCAGAGTAGAGGAAGATATATTGTAACTACATGCACGCTAATATGGTGATTAAACTAATACGAACTAAGATGGCATCAATTTAACTAACACAATGAAGGGAAACAGGAAAATGGTAGGTACCAACTCCCGCAATTAGAACCTCGGAATTGTCTTGGTATACACGGCGGTATTGAGGCCACCTTGCATGTTCACGTCCAACTCCCGCGTCGCCCCTTGCTGACAGTCGCCCGGGTTATTCTTCACTGTTTGCACACGCACGTCCCGCTCGCCGCCAAAAGCCACCGACCCTAACCTGAAATATACACAAAACACCACGAAGACAAACAATGGGGGGTGGGGCTGTCACCACTACCACTGGCGAAGTCCTAGTCGTTGAAAAAAAAATGCAAAGAAAAGGGAACgaagagaaaagagaagagagaaagagggggggggggggggagagggaGAATTACCCGCAACTAAGAATTAAAATGAAGATGAAAAGCAAGAGGGAAAAGGGCAGATGTTGCTGCCCGGCAAAACGACAATTGCCGTTGTTGCTCTAGTAAGTATGGGAGTGGGGAGGagggaaagaagaaagaggagagagagagaggaaagggaggcgTGAGAGATGAGGGGGCTTACCTACTAGTGGGGGTGGTCGCCGGCTGCCTGTGAATGCTTGGTATGATTTTTGACCGTTGGGGATGGGGATGGAGTGTTTGGCAGAGAGTTATGAGTAGTGGAGATGGTAATAGTAATCTCGGGAATGATTTTAACgttagaagaaaataaagaatatcCTATCGAAAATAATCTCAAAGCAGTAATCAATTTTATGCCCTTGAATAATTAAATTAC is drawn from Nicotiana tabacum cultivar K326 chromosome 9, ASM71507v2, whole genome shotgun sequence and contains these coding sequences:
- the LOC142164026 gene encoding uncharacterized protein LOC142164026; its protein translation is MEHYKLARKEAKLAVTTAKTAAFSRLFEELEGRGGNKRLYRLAKARERKAHDVDQVKGIKDEEGRVMLDEGLIRQRGQTYFNSLLNEERDMSIVLELETVIFTKERGDIRLRLELSQETVFTINYQRKSSDIQLSDQYKICQETILY